Proteins found in one Desulfobulbaceae bacterium genomic segment:
- the rpmE gene encoding 50S ribosomal protein L31, with the protein MKNDIHPEYYKISATCACGNSVELGSINPVMKVEICSNCHPFFTGKQKLVDTAGRVDKFMKKYEKHYQKAAK; encoded by the coding sequence ATGAAAAATGATATCCATCCAGAATACTATAAGATTTCAGCAACATGTGCCTGTGGCAATAGTGTTGAATTAGGTTCAATCAACCCGGTGATGAAGGTTGAAATATGTTCTAATTGCCATCCATTTTTTACCGGAAAGCAAAAACTTGTCGATACTGCCGGTCGAGTTGACAAGTTCATGAAAAAATACGAAAAGCACTACCAGAAGGCTGCAAAGTAA